Within the Vibrio sp. DW001 genome, the region CAATGTTCATTTTGAAGAGCCAGTGAAAATAGTCGAAAACCCAGAGGGCGATATCTACTGGCGCAATAAACGCTGGTCGATTGAAGAGTACGAAATATGGGTGGCTAAAAAGCTTGTTGATGTAGTGAACCAATGATCACGTTTAAAGCCGATGAACGGAGCTTTTTAAGGGCGAAAGAACAACTAGCGCTGGTTGGTCTACCGACTAAATCGAGACAGCGGATCTTAAAAGAGATTGGCAAAGTTATCGCCAAGCAGACGAAAAAGAATATCCGAGCTCAACGTGATCCAGAAGGTCGGTCATGGAAGAAACGAAAAAACGGTAGAAAGAAAGTACTTCGAGGCTTTACTAAAAAGCTAAAGCATTACCAGAGAAAGAGTAACCGAGAGGTGGTGATTGGTTGGCCAAGTGCTCGAGGAACGATAGCACAAGCGCACCATTCGGGTATTGATGAACCAAGCGGATTATCAAAACGTAAACGCCAGGCTAAAAAGCAAAATGAGCCAACAAAGAATGACCCGGCAACACGAGATCAAGCGAAAGAGCTTAGAGACTTGGGTTATCGACTTGAAAAGCAAGGCAGGCAAAAAAGAGGCAAGAAACCAACGGTTAAGTTCATCATGCAGAATTTCACTCTTGGAGAAGCCGCTAAAAAGATACAAGAGCTAGAGAATAAATCTCCGGCTAGAAGTTGGGACATTAACCGCCCAGAACGTCGCTTGATAGGCGCAAGCCCTAAACGGGTCGCCATGATTATCAAACGAGAAATGAAGCGAATCAGGAGTAAGTAACATGGCATGGCCTACCGTCATAATTAACATTTTGAACATGATGCGCGGACCGATTCCGGGCGTTGAATTCCATTTCCTATTTGTGGGTTATGGAAATGTACCAGAAGGTGCGGCGCGTAATCTCATCATGGTCGATAACACCAGTGATCTTGATAAGGTCCTTGCTAAAGCTGATGCGTCGCTATTGCAAACGGTCAAAGCGGCGCAGCTCAATGGTAAACAGAGTTGGACCGCAGGCGTCATGATCCTAAAGGAAGGTGACAACCTTAAAGACGCTGCATTCAAAGCCAATGAAGTATCCAGCTTTGAAGCCATTCTTTTCAATATGCCTGCACCAGACAAAGCATTCTTAGAAGAAAAAATAGCCCTTCGTCACGAACTAAAAGCCAAACTTGGCCGTGAAGTCTTTGTTATCTGCACCACGGCCGCCATTGATAACACCGCTGAAACGGGCGATACATGGGCAGAATGGTTACCCAACGTCGTCGCAGTTCAAAGCGGCGTGGCGAGTGAGTACATCACCGTGGTACCGCAGCTGCATAAAGCGAACTCTACCGTTGGTATTTACGCGGGCCGACTAGCAAACCAAGAAGTCTCTATTGCCGATTCTCCTGCTCGAGTAAAGACGGGAAGCATCTTAGGCAACAGTGAATTAATAGCAGATAAAAGCGGCGCTGCTTTAGATTTAGCCACACTCAAAACCTTAGAAACAAACCGTTACGCCGTTCCTATGTGGTACCCCGATTATCCGGGTCAATACTGGACAACGGGACGCACGTTAGATGTGCCAGGGGGCGACTTTCAAGATATTCGCCATATCCGTGTGGCAATGAAAGCGGCTCGTAAGGTTCGTATTCGCGGTATCGCTCGAATCGCCGATCGAGAATTTAACTCCACGCCGGGCAGTACCGAAGCCGCCAAACTTTATTTCACTCAAGACCTGCGTGAAATGGCGATAGTTAAAAAAATCGGTGATTACGAATTCCCCGGAGAGATAAAAGCGCCACTGGATGAAGACATTACGATTACGTGGATTAGCAGTGATGAAGTGGAAATTCTACTGGCGGTTACCCCTTATGAATGTCCG harbors:
- a CDS encoding phage virion morphogenesis protein; the encoded protein is MITFKADERSFLRAKEQLALVGLPTKSRQRILKEIGKVIAKQTKKNIRAQRDPEGRSWKKRKNGRKKVLRGFTKKLKHYQRKSNREVVIGWPSARGTIAQAHHSGIDEPSGLSKRKRQAKKQNEPTKNDPATRDQAKELRDLGYRLEKQGRQKRGKKPTVKFIMQNFTLGEAAKKIQELENKSPARSWDINRPERRLIGASPKRVAMIIKREMKRIRSK
- a CDS encoding DUF2586 domain-containing protein; the protein is MAWPTVIINILNMMRGPIPGVEFHFLFVGYGNVPEGAARNLIMVDNTSDLDKVLAKADASLLQTVKAAQLNGKQSWTAGVMILKEGDNLKDAAFKANEVSSFEAILFNMPAPDKAFLEEKIALRHELKAKLGREVFVICTTAAIDNTAETGDTWAEWLPNVVAVQSGVASEYITVVPQLHKANSTVGIYAGRLANQEVSIADSPARVKTGSILGNSELIADKSGAALDLATLKTLETNRYAVPMWYPDYPGQYWTTGRTLDVPGGDFQDIRHIRVAMKAARKVRIRGIARIADREFNSTPGSTEAAKLYFTQDLREMAIVKKIGDYEFPGEIKAPLDEDITITWISSDEVEILLAVTPYECPVKITIGIMLNKRLGE